The Cygnus atratus isolate AKBS03 ecotype Queensland, Australia chromosome 21, CAtr_DNAZoo_HiC_assembly, whole genome shotgun sequence sequence AAGGGGCCCACACAGAGGATGCAGTACCAAATGTCGTCTCTCTTCAATAAGACCATCAATTTGTTAGCTCTGTGTAACTCAATCATGGCAATATGTCAtaagaaaagaagggaggaTATTGCCTCAAGTATTCGAAGCTATTAATTCCATTAACAACATTTGTTCTGCAGGAAGCCACGAAAGAGTATGCCGGTACATAGCCAGAAAATCTGATTCCGTGGTCGTGTCTGTTGGGTAAGTGAGCTGCCCCCAGTGCTGCTCCCTGAGCTGGAGAGGTCTTTCTTGTGCTTCTCCACCTCTGAACaagccttatttttctttgcacagaagaaaaggaagtgagCTCTAGTATTGTCCATCCTTACATTGTCAGTATGTGTGAGCAAGCACGTGCCATGAAATGACAACAAGGTACACCTGGTAAGGGTTTATAAAGTAACCCAAACAGTTTGGCAGCTGTTTTcagaacagacatttttatGTTATCACCACAGAAATCATGACCTTTGTTTGATAATAATGTATCACAAACTGCTTTCCTGATTTCACGCTATTACTTAGGGAGCTTcaggaatgattttaaaaagtaaacaataagcctaaaatttaatatatatttaaaactacaTGGGCCACTGCTTCCTTTTAAAGGCATTCTGCTTATGGAAAATGGCTGATGGCAAGAAGAAACTTGATTTTCCAACAAAttctcctgtggaaaaaaaaatcattactaaAGAATTTTATTAAGTTAGGAGAAATTGGTTTTGAACATGAATTGTATATTCCATATGTGAGTGAGTCATGGTGGGTTAAAGTGACTCTGAAATATTATATTGACACCCTTTTATTCCCTAGTTATTAGGATGTTTACTTTATGAAGCCACTGAGTTAGTTTAGCAGAAtagtgaaaaaacagaaaagcagaagcagtgtgCCTCAGCAAACAGTGAAGGGTTAACAGAGATTGCCTGCACCGCTGCCTCGGTAGTATTTAGCTTTTCCTTATTAAACCTAATATTCTCCAGAAAGACCTAAGACTGCACTTACAGAGAATAAAGAACCGTGgttattaaaaatgcatcttgCTCTCAAAGGAGAGGTCGATATTTCACTCCCTTTAACCTGACTGGGTGTTTGCCTGGGCTGTTATGCCTGCCTAGCTTTTTTCATCACATGCAAGTATGTTGTTTGTTAGGAACTAAACAAAGAGACTGTTACTTTAACATCACTCTCCCGCAATCCACTTGTTtcaattaacaaaataaatgaaataattgtcCGCAGGAAGCTACTTTGTCACCACAGTATATTTACTGTATGGTTGcttataatataatattattaaattactattattatgTTAAAgtgtaataataatatacaataCTGTACTAATATATActaacataataaaaatataataatcatTGCCCCCGGCATAAAAGCCTTGGGAGCCAGAACTTGGTTGATTCTCTGGCCAAGCAGGACTGACTTGCAgctatacatacatacatgcagtCAGTCCCAGCAAGAGAACTGCAAACTTCCCTGCTGACCAGAAAATGAGTAAATGTGTGGTTTTCTATATTGTGGGTGATTGGACTGCACTACTCAAGCCCCTGTGTTCTTAAATTATGCTAAAACAAACCTCAGTGATCAACAGTCTGTGAATTTTGACAGAAATGGGAGGGGaagctgttctgttttgcttcagtatgtaaaattttaaactaaGTCAGTAACACTGCTTTTGGAaagtttttgtaaaaatataatcCATGAACGCATTTAAGTTGAGACATTCAAGCAattatcaaatatatatatttgtagaaATTGCAGCCTTGTACATTTCAGGTATTGTTTATCTCCTGAGTGCAAGTATCCAGCCCAGAATTTGGACTGCCTCACTGCTACCATTCACTTTTTGAAGACTGCAGAAAACTACGGTGTGGATCCTGATCGGATTATTGTATGTGGGGATAGTGTAGGGGGCACTTTTACTGCTAATGTTTGCCAAGAACTAGTAAACAGAACAGACATCCTGAAGATACGTGCCCAGGTCATGATCTATCCATTTCTCCAGGCCTTGAACTTTAATCTGCCATCTCACCAGAAAAATGCCTTCACTGCCTTATTGTCTCGGGAACGTACAGTCCATTATATTCTGAAGTACCTGAATAAGGATTGCTCCATGAAAGAAGCTCTTTTGGCAGGTTCTCATGTCCCTGAGAGTATgaatttgaaatacagaaaatggatAAATCCAGATCTTATCCCAGAGAAATTCAAACAGGATTATGAGCCACCAATACCCACTTCATGTGTTCCTCAGGTCCATGAAGAAACTAAAGAACTGTTTGAGACAAGATTTTCACCGCTGCTAGCAGAGGATGCTGTTATTTGCCGACTGCCCGAGGCTTGTATAATTACCTGTGAACATGATGTGCTCAGGGATGATGGATTGCTGTACAAGAAACGCTTAGAGGACAATGATGTAAAAGTGACCTGGTACCACATTGAAGAAGGCTTCCATGGTACAATAGGGTTTTTTGGTTacagtattttctcctttccatcaTCAAGTAAAATAGTGGATCACGCTGTAAACTTtataaaaggcttttaaaatgtattcttgaAGACGGTGACTTAGTGTGCAGACTGAGTGTATTTCAGTTAACCATTTAGTAGCTATTGGATATCTAGGCAAGAAATTAGAATCTCATCAAGAAATAATAAGTTATGATAGCATGGTCTGCTGAATTCCGAATTTCAGTTGCTATTATTTGGCAACATGTAACTTGGGAACATGCAtctttcaccttctttttttttaaccctttaaTTGGTATCCTTGTTTTGATGTTCTCTTATTCTGTTGTAagaatttttgttctcttatgTCAAAGAATAAAACCTCACCATTTATatagcaaaatacattttacagcTTGCAACATATGAATAATCataaatatgcatacatatatccacataacacacacaaaatcagtaTGAGAGCACAGATAAAATCCTTCCCCAAAGCTTCTGGAGAGTAAAGATACTTTCACTGTTCCTGAGATGAGCAGTAATCATCAGTCTATGTACATAGGCAAACCATCGGTTTGGGCTTGGTTGTAAAATCTGAAAGGGGTAATTGGGTTCTACTTACAAATCTGACTTTAAAGTGAAATGGGTGGCACAGAAGGGAGGTATGGAAATGAGAGCTGTAGAAATGAGACCGTTACCTCTAAGTATCTGAGACTGGCAACACAGAAGAAGTAAGGGAAAACCTCACAAGCAAAACTGAATGTCCTCTAAACCATTTTCTACAAAGTTTCTTTCTGAGAGGCACTTGGTTGTATTCAGGGAAGAGAGAGACACCCAGTGCTTTTTGCCATTTTGTAACAAACAATCAACTGagaatttggagaaaaatataaaaacagcaCCAAAGCTGCTTGAACTGTTTCTGTTAAGGTTCaaaacacattagaaaaaaaatcacaggtcAGTGGTTACATTAAGACAGACCCACATTTGTAAAGGCAGATGCCTGAATAACTGCATGTCAAAACAGCTGGCCTTGCAATGCCTaagaactgtaaaatatttcatcatcGTTATGCAATCACCTAGCACTTGTAATAGCTGTAAAACATATGCAAGTGTGGAAAGAGGTTAGTATGTTATCTTCATTCTCTGCCAGCTGAACTCTgagtaggaagaaaatgtaGGGTTAAATTCTTCACCATATTAATTAAATGTGGTGACATGTTAGCAGTTACAGATCTCTGGAGCAACCAGTGTTTAACTTGTGAATTCTTGTTCTCCAGTCCctcagtaaaatgaaatgatgaTTCTTTACGCTGCCTTGACACCAGAgaaatttagtttcatttttcctatttcaggTACTAGTAATTTACTCTTGGAGCAAATAAATTCTTCCAGGAGTAAATAACATGATAAAGCTCACAATGTTCCACTGACTGAGGTTTACAGGATTTGTTTCGGTGATACAACCGGATATGAAATTGGCAATTCATTTTGGTTTCTGACCTCAAGATGAAAGCTGGCTTACCAGCTTACATGTTGGTAGCATGAGCAAGAGCAGCAGTGAGTCAACAACTGCTCTAAAGGAGATGTGAAAAGCTGGATGCAGTTAATCCATGTCGAAGTCTGTTCTGCCACAGCAGTATTGTTATCTGCACATGAGCAGGCTCACTCAAAGTCAGTTTGGGTATGTCTTTATGAACTTCAGTCAAACCTGTGAGTCATCAGACTTACCTTTATTCAGGATCAGTTTATCACACATACTGCATCTTCAGTACCTGTTCTTTTGATGATTCCCACAGGTGCGTTTTAAAATTTCTGGAATCAAAGTCCCTCCTGTCTGATTGGAGAGAATTTTGTAActaaactgaacagaaaaaagtcCAAAGGCCTTGACAATACTGCACATGTGCATCTCTCCCAAAGTTATCAAACAAAAGAACTGACTAACAACAAGCGCAGCCTATTGCATTACCCTGTAACATTCTTAATCCTCTTCATCCACCTAGTATTTTGAAACCACTGCACAACTGATAATTAACTTTTGcaatagatagatagatagatagataattTGCCACTGGTAAATATCACAAACATCTTTGTGGCTCTTGGCAAAACCACCCAAATATGCCTATATATAGTACTCCAAAATTCTTCCTCTGCCGCTTCCCCACCTTCCAAGCAGTGATTGTACTGAGCAAAATCTTCTGTGAACTGTTTCACCCTCCTTGCACCTAAATGATGGGCTCCCTGAAAGACAGCCTCTTTCCCCATGCCGTACTGGTgaccagcagagcagaggtgttCAGGGACAGAAGACTGAAAGGCATTCCCTGTGTAGCCCTCCCCATTTTGAAATCCACTTCTCTGCTTGGTCATCAGTGTTGCTTTTGTTGTCCTGAACACTCCGCAGAACTTTGCCAGTACAGACAATGTGGGAAGTGCCAGAACTAATGATGTCCATACAATTCAATTCCACCTTGTATGGAACATGTTATGAGATGATCACATACCGTTTTACATACATCTCATTCATTGCCCTGAGTGTTATACTCCTAGCCAGTTCAGCAATCCATAccaactttcttttcattattcaaCGTCTGGACTTAGGTATTATTTATGGCCCACTCTCCAAATTCTGCACTGATCTACTACTGAGGTTTTGCCATGGTCCTTTATCTGTAGGTCTTAATTTACTACAAATGTTAATCAATTTATCTTTATAATGTCTGCAGTATTATTAGCTCTTTTTAACACATGCATTTTAACCTGTATTGAGGGTTATAACCATGGTAGTGCAGATGGGTAAGCGGAGAACAGCAAGTACAGAAACAGCGTGTTCCTTTTTTAATAATGACTccaatattttctgaaatttagaaAGTAGCAAGATCTAATTGTCTCTGTGGAACTTCCCATCCTctgatttaattaattataGATCTGCTATGTGTCTCACATTTTTGAGATAGAATGCTTGTTCATATAAACATTTCATATGTTCATATGAACTTGTTCATGTAAACAATTTTATAATTTCCTAAGTGTGGAATTAGCTTTCAAAATTATCActcatttacatattttcctATCTTCTAGGGAAAGACACAACATAATTTTTACTCTCCTCTTCACTCAAGCACTTTCTAACAGCATGTCCCTCTCACTATCTGCATGTTCAATGAGCTACAGTCAAGTTCTTAAAGCACAATCACAGACTTGCAATGTGCCTACAGAATTATGCACACAAATGCCTTTTCCCCAAGGAATTACGCATGCAAAGAAATAGATAGTTACAAGCAGGCACAAAACAAGTCACTGCATAAAACAAGCCATTAACAGAGTTTGTCAGTACTTTGCATGCAAGCTTACAGCACCAAGTGTGTGCTGGTGAGGATTCGACTGGGGGAGTTCAGCTTTCAAGTTCAACTTTCAGCACCAGATGGCACTCCTGCTATGGAGGACTTAACATGAGCTTCTTGGGTCCAGCAGCACCTGGACAGAGGTGTCCATTGGCACCTGGTGTGCCTGAGTCTTGGCAGGTCACCTGAGCAGCACTGTGATTAAGAAACAGGCAGAGAGATCTTGTGACCACCTGAAGACTACGTGAAGGGAAGATTTCATGTCTGTTCCAGCTGGCTCAGTCTCCCCTAGCATGTGCAGACACAACAGAGTAAAAGCTTAAGGATGTTGATGATGTTGACAAGAATGATTCAGGCACTGGCATTTAGCTCTACACTGGAAATCAGTAAGAAAGGAAGATCCTGAGGCAGGAGAAAATGGGATTTTGGCCTCAGGGACAAATTCCTCTGGTCTCTCCTACAGGAGTGAGAGATAAGGTAAAAAAGGCAGAAGCTAGAGAGAGAGAACATACCTTTGGAAAGGTTATTTAGTTGGAAGGGTTATTTCCCATCCTGGGACTGATGCTTACAAATTCCTGATGTTTGTgctaataaaatgttaaatgttactCCATGTACATGCAATGCCcaaagaaaactaatttcttACTTCGTGAACCAActagtttgtttcttttactgctGATATCCAGATTCTAGAAGAGGTTTTACATGGAGGCTCTAGCAGTGATGACAGGATGTTGGTGGGGTGCTGTGATGTCCAGACCTACTTAACGTGTCCATAAGAGTCCAAGACTTACCAGCTCTCCATAAAGTGGCACcaaaaagatttgaaaacagCTGATCACTAGGTGGTAAGAACCTTAGAACAAATGTTCTGTCACAGGTGTCAGAAGACTGCTGAGGTTGCCAGAAGGGCCGAATCTGACAGGCATACTTAGACCACACCTAAGTCCTTCGGACAGCATGAAATTCAGCACAAAGCTGAATAATTACTTTCATTATTAGATGCTACGGAAGGGAGCTGCAACCACACTTTGTGCAATACTATTTCCTAATGCTCTTGTCTGAGCTGTGAGAAAGCGGATATGCACCTCAGTCGTGATAGGTTTgaattttctccttccatttccCAAGAAAGCATCCCAATCTCCAGGCTACAGGCAATGTGCCTCTCACCAATATCCCTTACCGAGCTGGCTGACACAAGCGCTGCatgaaagaataaacaaaaaggaattagATTTTGTACAAAGCATGTAAACAACCTTCTGGCAAGGGAGAGATAGGGAATGGGATGTTGGGATATGAAAGTTGCCAAAGTGATGTTGGATAACATGAACAAACAGTTTGGGCAGATGAAGCAGAACATGGAGTTAAGCTTCTTCTCAGAGAGTGAATCTCCACACTCTAAAATTAACTTCCATCTTGTTTATTCTAAACAATTACTAAACAGTTTCTGAAGCCAGGAATTAAGCATGAGGTCTTTTTTCCTATGCAGGTCATAGATTGATAGATTGTGCATTCTAAAGCTTTGGGGTTCTCTGAGtttaagtttcattttaatCCACATCTCAAGGTCAGCCTATCCtctttctgaagggaaaaaaaaaaaagaaaaaggaaaaaaaagcactcatTTTACCCATACTGATACCTTCCATAGTGAGAACCTGTTGCCTTCACAGTTTGAACAGACTGGTAAAGGGATACTGTTCGCAAAGGTGACATCATATGCACTGAAAAAGCCTTGcattacagatttttgtttgtttcaggttAAATCTTGAAACTAATGATTCGTGTACTGAAGAATACAAGCATGTTATTTCCAGAGGAATGCACATGGAATACACAGAAAAGAGCAGGCTGCTGATGTCTAGTCATTGCTACCAGTCCTGAAACCACCAAGTTCATGTCTAGTTTTCATCAGCTGCAATTATATTTCTACCTGAAATGGTATCTGTAAGCAATACTTTCATGAGAAGACAGAGACTGCAGTACTCTAAGGCTCAACCAAGAGGCTGctgaaaaaacaccaccaccaaaacaaccaaagaaaacagctggCACAGGCTTTCACCTGCTGGAGAGAAGATAGGAACGAGGAACAAGCAAGATGCAAACAACTGACAATTCAGACTGCAGCTGCTTCTAGTTATGTTAGAttcaaaaatgtaattgcaTGACCGTGTACAAAATCAGTCAATCTATCAATCAATTTATCAAGCTGCATCCCAAAGAGCAATTCTGGTTTGAGCTGGAGCCAAGACAGCCACAAAGGGAGTTGTTGGGAATGAGTTTCCTTTCGTTTGTTGCACAGTGCACAAACTCTAATACTAAATTACTGTGATATTCACCCCTGCAAAAAGCACAGAGACTAGTCACCATCTAAAACCCCTGTAAGAtatatttcagtgctttggtTGAATCTGAGTAccagataaatattttacttgccCTCTGTGAATGAGAAATGTTAGGGAGCATCATCTCACCTGAAAACTGAAAGTCCCTAATGATGCTTGTATCTGCCTTGAGATGACTTTCATGTACTTAGAAATTGCTTGTAATAcctatcagaaatattttttctaagtgCTACACGTAATGTGCAGTTACTTATAATATACCTCTTCACACAAAACTGTCATACATAATTTGAGATCAATCTCTACTGCAAGTCTTGAATCCGAATCTAATAAAAATCAGCCTAACTCtgttgacttcagcagagcagaTGCACATCTGATAATACTCTTACCGGGAATTATATAACCACCCCTATATCCTTCAGAGAGGATGCTGTTAGACACTCACAGGGTTAAATATTATCACTGGAGATGCTTCTGGTTTTTaacagctgtaatttttttttcttttggcttgtTTGTCAGCTGTTccactattattattttagcaatAATGCAAGCATATTCGAATGTTCTCAAAACCAAATCTTAACAGtgctatataaaaaaaaaaacaacaaaataccatCCTTGCTTTGAAAAGACTCCATTCTAAGCTAAAGGATCAGGGATAGGGTAAATGCATACATTTTCACCAGAGGTTTATGTGTTATTTGTACAGATACACAAACAATTTATATGACAGGCACCAAATAAAAGGTGAAGAGAGACGTTCACAACGCTGAAACTTAGATTTCACTAGAAGTCTGAAAAAGTAAGGCATGGGGGCACAAGAAATCAAGAAACTGAACAGGTCTGAAGGCGATGACTAAGAAATCCTGTTCCACAGGAACTCAGAAAAGATACAGGCTTGACTGTATTCAAGCAATAGGCAGAGACATAACAAGTTTTTGTCTTGTAACGCTGATGCTACAGATATGGCAAGCACTAGTTCTACGGTGATGTGCACAGAATCAAAACATGTAAGctgtaaatatgaaaaactgCTTATGCAAGCCTCCCTTGTGACTAATTGTTACTATCTATTTAATTGTATGGTTTGATTGCcacatgctttcattttcctattGGGATTTTTAAGAGCTGGATGATGGGATATGAAGAGAATTGCTAAACCTGCACCTTTaccttcagaaatatttccaaagtcaGAGGGGGAAGGAGGTCACAGCTGCTTCTTCCATTTGACTCCTAACAATACAGCAAGATGGAACTTCTCTTCAcactttttcttgttgttttgacTGTTTTTGTGGCAATGTCTTTCTATTATGAACACCCCAAGGCAAAAATCCCGCCTGGAATGAGTCAGCGCAAAAAGCTTTACGCTTTTCATTATATCATGAACTTCGGGTTTGGTCTGGTAAGTAAACTTTGCTTAAAGCTGgactttttaatttctgatagAGGGATAAAGgattggtgattttttttagtataaatgtttaaatatactGCAAATACACAGCTCGATTTATTTGGTACCACTGCAGATACCTTCAGCTCAGCTGGGTGCAAGATGACTCCATTGCTTGCTATACACTAAAGGTAACAATATAGACAAATAAAATTCTGTGGACAGTCTAATATCCCATCTTTTCTGATCGCGTAAGTTTTAGCTTTTTAATCCTGTTGCCTCATGCAGTGCTGGAAAATGTGAGGAGAATAGAGTTCTATGTGGAACTTTGCTCTGTGTAACACAGTGCTTATTTAGGGAATGAGTAACTAAATGCCCTACATGATCTCAGCTCTCTGCTACAAATGTATTGCTCTACTTCTGAGCCATCTGACAGACAGCTGCCACATTCAAGATCTTTGGCCTTTCAGCATGTCTATATGACTTCCTTTTTTTGAGTTagcacacatttaaaaaacacttctgtgattGCTAAatcaagcttttcttttagcattttaaattatacaaaaaaaacaaacttcagtttctttgtgTTGTGCATGACATTTCACTGCAATTCCATGTTctaatgttattattttttcctccctttccctaCTACACTTCttattaagtttttttttaagtcagtaaGCTTCTGAGGACGACTCATTACGTCCCTTGAGAACACCTCACCCAGCTCCGAATGCTGCTATGATAgtaaagcaatgaaataaaatgggaTAGTAAGTCAAATTAAGTTTTCTTACATACACTGTACTATGTGTGGAcctctgcattttcaaaaacagtgtATGAATACTCTTTATCCATCAGACAAAGTTTTATCTTCGTGTAAGTCATATATAAGATGCCAAACTGCAGAATTTAGAAGCTCACTGGTGACTAATGTAGTTCTCAACTTATAATCTGCTGGCCAGTGAGAGGCCAAGGAAAAGCATTGTACCACATCACCTCAAAGAAGCAGAAGGATAAGGATATTAATGTATGATTAAAGCGAAGTATAAATGCAAGGAAATTTTGAGTCTGCTGTCAGGAAGATTAGTTATGCCAAAGTAGCCAAATCCTTTAAAGGGATGGCAACCCATGAGGTCaaaactgcagggaaaacaaaagtttaCTAGGACAGACCTAGTGTTCAGTTGAGACAAAAGATGCATGTGAAGTCACTGGAGACAAATCAGTTTGAAGCAGCTATGTGCAACCTAATAAATTTTATGAAGAAGTGTTTGCATTCACCTAAGAGGATatacttaaataaaaagagCTATGTCTTAATAAGGttgccccgaggagctgtggatgccccatccccatAAGTGTTCAAggaaggccaggttggatggggctttttGCAACCTGGTATAGTgagaagtgtccctgcccatggcagggggttggaaccaggtgatctttaaggtcccttccaacccaaaccattctatgattctataaaaatTCTTCATAGAAAAATCTAcccatcctttattttttcacttagtATTTGgtctgtaagaagaaaaatggacaGATCAGTAAAGCTAAACACTAGTCAAAGGGTTAAAACCTGTCCTTCCTGGGAAACGGACCTGCAGTGATCGAGGGGCTGATTAAACTACGCTATGCACTGCTATGCACTGTGTTAATAGCTCTGTAAGCTTCCTGGACCCCATTTATCCTAGTAATGATCTAGGCAGAAGGGCTGGCAGAAATTGGGTGCAGATGGCAGGCCTCTGCACCTGTGTAAAGAGAACAAAGGACTCACGCCACGGTTAGCACAGCCAGCATGGCCCTCCCGCTGGCACCAGTTGCTACGTGCATGTTGCTGCAGgccccagctctctgcctgAACACGTATCTGGATTCTCCTTTGTAATCTAACTCAGGTTCCTCTCTGCCTCCCACACAGCTTTTCTCCTGGTGCATGGAAACCTCCATGCCAGTTGTCAGTGGGAtcagtttttcagcatttcactgTGAATGACAATTGGTGGGCAGACACTGCTGCGCTTGCACTGACTGCAGAGGCCGAGCTAGACAACGCTTCAAAGGAGGTCGCAGCTCTCCAGTC is a genomic window containing:
- the LOC118253416 gene encoding arylacetamide deacetylase-like 4, with amino-acid sequence MEFFYALALIAGILLAFILLILIATFYDSFKAKIPPEVDQPSKLSLYHYFYTLVEILAKNSESLGIFKEHILIRLIFGGLPACRDSKLFIKDLHFDGVPVRIYLTRLPSASKRRGVIFFHGGCGMYGGIRSHERVCRYIARKSDSVVVSVGYCLSPECKYPAQNLDCLTATIHFLKTAENYGVDPDRIIVCGDSVGGTFTANVCQELVNRTDILKIRAQVMIYPFLQALNFNLPSHQKNAFTALLSRERTVHYILKYLNKDCSMKEALLAGSHVPESMNLKYRKWINPDLIPEKFKQDYEPPIPTSCVPQVHEETKELFETRFSPLLAEDAVICRLPEACIITCEHDVLRDDGLLYKKRLEDNDVKVTWYHIEEGFHGTIGFFGYSIFSFPSSSKIVDHAVNFIKGF